One Egicoccus halophilus genomic region harbors:
- a CDS encoding potassium channel family protein, which translates to MRREPVVMVLGTGRWKWVYEGVMVALALVVVALLALPNEGWVLAVNLGVWAVFVADYVTRLLLSTDRGAFVKANVVDLLAILPADFFRGLRVLRLARLLRVLRAASTVGRVLRDVRGITNTNGLGWVLIVSLCSVLFGALVVWVVEPGIEEFTDAAWWAIVTATTVGYGDLAPQNPVARIVAVALMLVGIGTIGMLTGSIATYFIGDERDTDPDVEHIRDRLGEWGELSHGERRRLVALLAAVVDDTDPGAGADRRAAES; encoded by the coding sequence GTGCGACGCGAGCCGGTCGTGATGGTGCTCGGCACCGGGCGCTGGAAGTGGGTCTACGAGGGGGTGATGGTCGCCCTCGCGCTCGTGGTCGTCGCGCTGCTGGCCCTGCCGAACGAGGGCTGGGTGCTGGCGGTCAACCTCGGCGTGTGGGCGGTCTTCGTCGCCGACTACGTGACCCGCCTGCTGCTGTCGACCGACCGAGGGGCGTTCGTCAAGGCCAACGTGGTCGACCTGCTGGCGATCCTGCCGGCCGACTTCTTCCGCGGCCTGCGGGTGCTGCGTCTCGCCCGGCTGCTGCGGGTCCTGCGCGCGGCCAGCACCGTCGGGCGGGTGCTGCGTGACGTGCGCGGCATCACCAACACCAACGGGCTCGGCTGGGTGCTGATCGTGTCGCTGTGCTCGGTGCTGTTCGGCGCGCTGGTCGTGTGGGTCGTCGAGCCCGGCATCGAGGAGTTCACCGACGCCGCCTGGTGGGCGATCGTCACCGCCACCACCGTCGGCTACGGCGACCTCGCGCCACAGAACCCGGTCGCCCGCATCGTCGCGGTGGCGCTGATGCTGGTCGGCATCGGCACGATCGGGATGCTGACCGGGTCCATCGCCACCTACTTCATCGGCGACGAACGGGACACCGACCCCGACGTCGAGCACATCCGCGACCGCCTGGGGGAGTGGGGTGAGCTGTCGCACGGGGAGCGCCGGCGTCTGGTCGCGCTGCTCGCCGCCGTCGTCGACGACACCGACCCGGGTGCAGGCGCCGACCGACGCGCCGCGGAGAGCTGA
- a CDS encoding nitroreductase family deazaflavin-dependent oxidoreductase, which yields MPMPRWWGQINKRLFNPRAIERDTWPVLTHVGRHSGRTYRTPIGAHAVEGGYLVYLVYGSQSDWVRNVLAAGHARLRFEGRDVEVTAPRLVGRDEAFAVLDPEVARPPKLLRITEFLRLDATTD from the coding sequence ATGCCGATGCCGCGGTGGTGGGGGCAGATCAACAAGCGCCTGTTCAACCCGCGGGCGATCGAGCGCGACACCTGGCCGGTGCTCACCCACGTCGGACGCCACTCCGGCCGCACGTACCGCACCCCGATCGGCGCGCACGCGGTCGAGGGCGGCTACCTCGTCTACCTGGTGTACGGCTCACAGTCGGACTGGGTACGAAACGTGCTGGCCGCCGGGCACGCCCGGCTGCGCTTCGAGGGGCGCGACGTCGAGGTCACCGCGCCCCGCCTGGTCGGGCGCGACGAGGCGTTCGCCGTCCTGGACCCCGAGGTCGCGAGGCCGCCGAAGCTGCTGCGCATCACCGAGTTCCTGCGCCTGGACGCCACGACCGACTGA
- a CDS encoding ABC transporter ATP-binding protein, with product MRAPDTDARTTGHALSAEQVRIGYGDHLVIDGLDLTIPDGRITAIVGPNACGKSTLLRGLARLLPLAGGRVTLDGRDIARLPSREVARIVGVLPQRSEAPDGVRVADLVARGRYPHQGWFGRHRSDDDRVVAEAMAATGVADLADRRIEELSGGQGQRVWIAMVLAQQTDIILLDEPTTFLDVTHQLELLDLLTERNRVHGTTVVLVLHELNLAARYADHLVVMQRGRIVVEGAPAEVVTEDIVADAFGLASRVVADPVSGSPLIVPIGRYHAADADLGVETGHRC from the coding sequence GTGAGGGCACCGGACACCGACGCGCGTACGACCGGGCACGCCCTGAGCGCCGAACAGGTGCGCATCGGCTACGGCGACCATCTCGTGATCGACGGTCTCGACCTGACGATCCCCGACGGGCGGATCACCGCCATCGTCGGCCCCAACGCCTGCGGCAAGTCGACGCTGCTCCGCGGCCTGGCGCGCCTGCTGCCGCTCGCCGGCGGCCGGGTCACGCTCGACGGACGGGACATCGCGCGCCTGCCCAGCCGGGAGGTCGCCCGCATCGTCGGGGTGCTGCCGCAGCGGTCGGAGGCGCCCGACGGCGTGCGGGTCGCCGACCTGGTCGCCCGCGGCCGCTACCCCCACCAGGGCTGGTTCGGCCGGCACCGCAGCGACGACGACCGTGTCGTCGCCGAGGCGATGGCCGCCACCGGGGTGGCGGACCTCGCCGACCGCCGCATCGAGGAGCTCTCGGGTGGGCAGGGCCAGCGGGTCTGGATCGCGATGGTGCTCGCCCAGCAGACCGACATCATCCTGCTCGACGAGCCGACGACGTTCCTCGACGTCACCCATCAGCTCGAGCTGCTCGACCTGCTCACCGAACGCAACCGCGTGCACGGCACGACCGTGGTCCTGGTGCTGCACGAGCTCAACCTCGCGGCCCGCTATGCCGACCACCTCGTGGTCATGCAGCGGGGTCGGATCGTGGTCGAGGGGGCGCCCGCCGAGGTCGTGACCGAGGACATCGTCGCGGACGCCTTCGGTCTCGCGTCGCGGGTCGTCGCCGACCCGGTGTCGGGTTCGCCGCTGATCGTCCCGATCGGCCGCTACCACGCGGCCGACGCCGACCTCGGTGTCGAGACCGGCCACCGTTGCTGA
- a CDS encoding iron-siderophore ABC transporter substrate-binding protein, with product MRAPRSTRLAAVLVTAALALTACGTDGADDATTGDTDPAANPADGDDEAGDPTAHDDGAATDADGADAGDAAGDDAAASFPVEIEHAFGSTEITEEPARVVTWGWGSTEAAIAVGVYPVAMTEQVWTVGEGGQLPWIEEAVEDAGEESPTLLTDDFTAPPYEEIIAQEPDLIVAAYSGITEEQYELLSEIAPTVAYPEGPWATPWRDVIDITARALGREEAGQQVLADIDAFFSEQAEAHPEFAGQTVANVWDGDGQMSVYTSLDPRAAMLTELGFEIAPAVDELDTDTTETNFYYDLSYEQLDRLESDVVVSYHSTPDEADAFLTKADVQAIPAVAEGNVAQVVGNEYVSSVSPPTALSVYWGMPDLIESLSAALD from the coding sequence GTGCGTGCCCCCCGTTCCACCCGGCTGGCCGCGGTCCTGGTGACCGCCGCTCTCGCCCTGACCGCCTGCGGCACCGACGGGGCGGACGACGCGACGACCGGGGACACCGACCCCGCCGCGAACCCCGCCGACGGCGACGACGAGGCCGGCGACCCGACCGCTCACGACGACGGTGCCGCCACCGATGCGGACGGCGCCGACGCCGGTGACGCCGCGGGCGACGACGCCGCGGCGTCCTTCCCGGTCGAGATCGAGCACGCCTTCGGCAGCACCGAGATCACCGAGGAACCCGCGCGGGTCGTCACCTGGGGCTGGGGCTCGACCGAGGCCGCCATCGCCGTCGGCGTCTACCCGGTCGCGATGACCGAGCAGGTGTGGACCGTCGGCGAGGGTGGCCAGCTGCCCTGGATCGAGGAGGCCGTCGAGGACGCCGGCGAGGAGTCGCCGACGCTGCTGACCGACGACTTCACCGCGCCGCCCTACGAGGAGATCATCGCGCAGGAGCCCGACCTGATCGTGGCGGCCTACTCGGGCATCACCGAGGAGCAGTACGAGCTGCTCAGCGAGATCGCCCCGACCGTCGCCTATCCCGAGGGCCCGTGGGCCACGCCGTGGCGCGACGTCATCGACATCACCGCCCGGGCCCTCGGTCGCGAGGAGGCCGGCCAGCAGGTCCTCGCCGACATCGACGCCTTCTTCTCCGAGCAGGCCGAGGCGCACCCGGAGTTCGCCGGCCAGACCGTCGCCAACGTCTGGGACGGTGACGGGCAGATGTCGGTGTACACCTCGCTGGACCCGCGGGCGGCGATGCTGACCGAGCTCGGCTTCGAGATCGCCCCGGCCGTCGACGAGCTCGACACCGACACGACCGAGACGAACTTCTACTACGACCTCAGCTACGAGCAGCTCGACCGACTCGAGTCCGACGTGGTGGTCAGCTACCACTCGACGCCGGACGAGGCCGACGCCTTCCTGACCAAGGCCGACGTGCAGGCCATCCCGGCCGTCGCCGAGGGCAACGTGGCGCAGGTCGTGGGCAACGAGTACGTCTCGTCGGTCTCGCCGCCGACCGCCCTGAGCGTGTACTGGGGCATGCCGGACCTGATCGAGTCCCTGAGCGCCGCGCTGGACTGA
- a CDS encoding GyrI-like domain-containing protein, with the protein MADKLDVKTSLDVYRAPRDAFRVLDVPDLQYLMIDGHGDPNTSAAFADAVAALYPVAYKLKFASKQQLGRDYVVPPLEGLWWADDPAAFTTARDTSRWSWTLLLLVPDWLDAGRVAAAVEQAGARNRPARLDDVRFEALSEGRCVQTLHVGSFDDEADVLARMHTEFLPEHGLRLRGTHHEIYLSDFRRTAPDRRRTILRQPVTG; encoded by the coding sequence ATGGCCGACAAGCTCGACGTCAAGACGTCGCTCGACGTCTACCGGGCGCCACGCGACGCCTTCCGGGTCCTCGACGTGCCCGACCTGCAGTACCTGATGATCGACGGGCACGGGGACCCCAACACCTCGGCGGCGTTCGCCGACGCGGTGGCCGCGCTCTACCCGGTCGCCTACAAGCTCAAGTTCGCCAGCAAGCAACAGCTCGGCCGCGACTACGTCGTCCCGCCCTTGGAGGGCCTGTGGTGGGCCGACGACCCGGCGGCGTTCACCACGGCACGCGACACGTCGCGCTGGAGCTGGACCCTGCTGCTGCTGGTCCCCGACTGGCTGGACGCGGGCCGGGTCGCCGCCGCCGTCGAACAGGCGGGCGCGAGGAACCGGCCGGCACGGCTGGACGACGTCCGCTTCGAGGCGCTGTCGGAGGGTCGATGCGTGCAGACCCTGCACGTCGGCTCGTTCGACGACGAGGCGGACGTGCTCGCGCGGATGCACACCGAGTTCCTCCCCGAGCACGGCCTGCGGCTGCGCGGTACCCACCACGAGATCTACCTGAGCGACTTCCGCCGGACCGCACCCGACAGGCGACGCACGATCCTGCGGCAACCCGTCACCGGCTGA
- a CDS encoding FecCD family ABC transporter permease — MVAVCLGLFVLAAVASLLLGVRGTPPIEVWRAFTDPVATSGDHRVVLDLRVPRTLVGALAGVALGLAGTLIQGVTRNPIADPGLLGINAGASLAVVLAIWLLGVTSPTSFVWFAFAGAALAALAVAAIGRGDPVRLALGGAALTALLTPVITMVLMRSRQAFDEYRFWAVGSLTGRDLDLAGDLWPYVATGAVLAVVCAHRLNLLALGDDVARGLGQRVGTTRALAGLGITLLAGAATSLVGPIALVGLVVPHAARRLAGSDYRRILPVAAVLGATLLLVADVIGRLVARPGELEAGIVTAFLGAPVLVAVARGRKVAQL; from the coding sequence GTGGTCGCCGTCTGCCTCGGCCTGTTCGTCCTGGCTGCGGTGGCCAGCCTGCTCCTGGGCGTGCGCGGCACCCCGCCGATCGAGGTGTGGCGCGCCTTCACCGACCCGGTCGCGACCAGCGGCGACCACCGGGTCGTGCTGGACCTGCGGGTCCCGCGCACGCTCGTCGGCGCGCTCGCCGGCGTCGCCCTGGGTCTGGCCGGCACGCTCATCCAGGGGGTGACGCGCAACCCGATCGCCGATCCCGGACTGCTCGGCATCAACGCCGGGGCGTCGCTGGCGGTGGTGCTGGCGATCTGGCTGCTCGGGGTGACCAGCCCGACGAGCTTCGTCTGGTTCGCGTTCGCCGGGGCGGCCCTGGCGGCCCTGGCCGTGGCCGCCATCGGGCGGGGGGATCCTGTCCGGCTGGCCCTCGGGGGTGCCGCCCTGACCGCGCTGCTGACCCCGGTCATCACGATGGTGCTGATGCGCAGCCGGCAGGCCTTCGACGAGTACCGCTTCTGGGCGGTCGGCTCGCTCACCGGGCGGGACCTCGACCTGGCCGGGGACCTGTGGCCGTACGTGGCGACCGGTGCGGTGCTGGCCGTCGTCTGCGCCCACCGCCTCAACCTGCTGGCGCTGGGCGACGACGTCGCCCGGGGCCTCGGCCAGCGCGTCGGGACCACCCGTGCGCTCGCCGGGTTGGGCATCACGCTGCTGGCCGGGGCCGCGACGAGCCTGGTCGGACCGATCGCCCTGGTCGGGCTGGTCGTGCCGCACGCCGCCCGCCGCCTGGCCGGCTCCGACTACCGACGGATCCTGCCGGTCGCGGCCGTCCTCGGCGCGACCCTGCTGCTCGTCGCCGACGTCATCGGCCGTCTGGTCGCCCGTCCGGGGGAGCTCGAGGCCGGCATCGTCACCGCCTTCCTCGGCGCCCCGGTGCTGGTCGCCGTCGCGCGGGGACGCAAGGTGGCGCAGCTGTGA
- a CDS encoding FecCD family ABC transporter permease, whose product MSLTTEATPAATAGRAPADLRRRRTRRSATVLGCGVALLLVLAMLALTLGAAGLTPRQVLLALTGAGESSEVFVMRRLRLPRVLAAVAAGAALGTAGALFQSTLRNPLASPDILGISAGASLGAVCALLGLGLTGAAVAGFAGVGALATALAIWLFAWRQGLHGIRFVLVGIGFAYLATSLISWLLTRAEVRDAAGALLWTVGSVGDVRGPRLTLLLASVAVLLPLALRQHARQRILALGDDHARGLGVAADRSRASALLLGTALVAAAASVAGPVPFVALVAPAIARGLLDDGGPALATSGLVGASLMLGGDVIGQHALPFQLAAPVGIVTGIIGAPYLIWLLARTGRGTSR is encoded by the coding sequence GTGAGCCTGACCACCGAGGCCACCCCCGCCGCCACGGCCGGTCGCGCACCGGCCGACCTCCGGCGGCGGCGGACCCGCCGCTCGGCGACCGTGCTCGGCTGCGGCGTCGCGCTGCTGCTCGTGCTGGCGATGCTCGCCCTCACCCTGGGCGCCGCGGGGCTGACGCCACGCCAGGTGCTGCTGGCACTCACCGGCGCCGGCGAGAGCAGCGAGGTGTTCGTGATGCGGCGCCTGCGGCTGCCGCGGGTGCTGGCCGCCGTCGCGGCCGGCGCGGCACTGGGGACCGCGGGCGCGCTGTTCCAGTCGACGTTGCGCAACCCGCTCGCGAGCCCGGACATCCTCGGGATCTCAGCCGGCGCGAGCCTGGGCGCCGTGTGTGCCCTGCTCGGGTTGGGACTGACCGGGGCCGCGGTGGCCGGGTTCGCCGGCGTCGGCGCGCTCGCGACCGCGCTGGCCATCTGGCTGTTCGCCTGGCGCCAGGGACTGCACGGCATCCGTTTCGTGCTGGTCGGCATCGGCTTCGCCTACCTCGCGACCTCGCTGATCAGCTGGCTGCTCACGCGGGCCGAGGTCCGCGACGCCGCCGGCGCGCTGCTGTGGACCGTCGGCAGCGTCGGCGACGTCCGCGGTCCGCGCTTGACGCTGCTGCTGGCCAGCGTCGCCGTGCTGCTGCCGCTGGCCCTGCGCCAGCACGCCCGGCAGCGCATCCTCGCGCTGGGTGACGACCATGCCCGGGGGCTCGGCGTCGCGGCCGACCGTTCCCGCGCGAGTGCGCTGCTGCTCGGCACCGCGCTGGTCGCGGCCGCTGCGTCGGTGGCCGGACCGGTGCCCTTCGTCGCGCTGGTGGCCCCCGCGATCGCCCGCGGGCTGCTCGACGACGGCGGCCCCGCCCTGGCCACCAGCGGACTGGTCGGGGCGTCGCTGATGCTGGGCGGCGACGTGATCGGGCAGCACGCGCTGCCGTTCCAGCTCGCCGCGCCGGTCGGGATCGTGACCGGGATCATCGGCGCGCCGTACCTGATCTGGCTGTTGGCGAGAACCGGACGAGGAACGAGCCGGTGA
- a CDS encoding metallophosphoesterase family protein, whose product MTRRSLPLRRRRHAALVATLLAGSLATVGAADPAASAPRRAPAVTGLAGSLELLTDPFLQQPDKNAVEVAWFTEFAGGSHYVLTGDGVDELSETQLRRAVARGRDQRIRVFEAETTQLSRVAEDADSQLPADRKPATGVAPRPVFRHAATVTNIPRNGDRQPYRVVSFDGDAFAASDTFGLRGALKPGRPAVILLTSDHQAMVNTAANMELAARTVTEELGSIDAVFFPGDLVNIPDRASEWFDDQRGSAFFPVLQGNGGRVARDGRVYRGAKILQNAPIFPAIGNHEVQGRRDGHTSLNASYNNPVPREVAEAVYEQVAAQVNPTGDPATEAAWIEDNSFSTTTYEEIFSLPTSSSGGERYYATTVGDVRLVSLYSTRIWRNTTAQPDPAARTSTSRYQEARADLDDPLARGYGEFVFEDLAVGSEQYAWLAEELASPEFRRARYQVVILHEGPQGLGDNVMAPFAHPVAIEEVDEAGEVVGIRYEYPAEDNVLLRDVQPLLEQAGVDLVHNGHSHLWNRFTSPNGVNYLEASNTGNSYGAYHPLSGRSRPVPPAPWNPANYLAQGNPGGLDPVVPTIAPLRNDDGVALPFIADNRYVVFQALDTGTGTVTSWYVDLDAADPVAVKFDAFGL is encoded by the coding sequence ATGACCCGACGATCCCTCCCGCTGCGGCGACGGCGGCACGCCGCCCTCGTCGCGACCCTGCTTGCCGGCAGCCTCGCCACGGTCGGAGCCGCCGACCCGGCCGCGTCCGCGCCGCGGCGCGCGCCGGCGGTGACCGGCCTGGCCGGTTCGCTCGAGCTGCTCACCGACCCGTTCCTCCAGCAGCCCGACAAGAACGCGGTCGAGGTGGCCTGGTTCACCGAGTTCGCCGGCGGATCGCACTACGTGCTGACCGGCGACGGCGTCGACGAGCTGTCGGAGACACAGCTGCGCCGGGCGGTCGCCCGTGGTCGCGACCAGCGCATCCGCGTGTTCGAGGCCGAGACGACGCAACTGTCCCGTGTCGCCGAGGACGCCGACTCGCAGCTGCCCGCCGATCGCAAGCCCGCCACCGGTGTCGCCCCGCGGCCGGTGTTCCGTCACGCGGCGACGGTCACCAACATCCCCCGCAACGGCGACCGCCAGCCGTACCGGGTGGTGAGCTTCGACGGCGACGCGTTCGCCGCCTCCGACACGTTCGGGCTGCGCGGGGCCCTCAAGCCGGGCCGTCCCGCGGTGATCCTGCTCACGTCCGACCACCAGGCGATGGTCAACACGGCGGCGAACATGGAGCTCGCCGCCCGCACCGTCACCGAGGAGCTCGGGAGCATCGACGCGGTGTTCTTCCCCGGTGACCTGGTCAACATCCCCGACCGCGCCTCGGAGTGGTTCGACGACCAGCGCGGCTCGGCGTTCTTCCCGGTGCTCCAGGGCAACGGCGGACGCGTGGCGCGCGACGGCCGGGTCTACCGCGGTGCGAAGATCCTCCAGAACGCCCCGATCTTCCCCGCCATCGGCAACCACGAGGTGCAGGGACGCCGGGACGGCCACACCTCGCTCAACGCCTCGTACAACAACCCCGTGCCCCGCGAGGTCGCCGAGGCCGTCTACGAACAGGTCGCCGCGCAGGTCAACCCCACCGGCGACCCGGCGACCGAGGCGGCCTGGATCGAGGACAACTCGTTCTCGACCACCACCTACGAGGAGATCTTCTCGCTGCCGACCTCGTCGTCCGGTGGCGAGCGCTACTACGCGACCACGGTCGGCGACGTCCGCCTCGTGTCGCTGTACTCGACCCGGATCTGGCGCAACACCACCGCGCAGCCCGACCCGGCCGCCCGGACCTCGACCAGCCGCTACCAGGAGGCTCGGGCCGACCTCGACGACCCGCTCGCCCGCGGCTACGGCGAGTTCGTGTTCGAGGACCTCGCCGTCGGGTCCGAGCAGTACGCGTGGCTGGCCGAGGAGCTCGCTTCGCCGGAGTTCCGCCGCGCCCGCTACCAGGTGGTGATCCTCCATGAGGGCCCGCAAGGGCTCGGCGACAACGTCATGGCCCCCTTCGCCCACCCGGTGGCGATCGAGGAGGTCGACGAGGCGGGCGAGGTCGTCGGCATCCGCTACGAGTACCCGGCCGAGGACAACGTCCTGCTGCGTGACGTGCAACCGCTGCTCGAGCAGGCCGGCGTCGACCTGGTGCACAACGGCCACAGCCACCTGTGGAACCGGTTCACGTCCCCCAACGGCGTCAACTACCTCGAGGCGTCGAACACCGGCAACAGCTACGGCGCCTACCACCCGCTGTCGGGCCGTTCGCGCCCGGTCCCCCCGGCGCCGTGGAACCCGGCCAACTACCTCGCACAGGGCAACCCGGGCGGCCTCGACCCGGTGGTGCCCACGATCGCGCCGCTGCGCAACGACGACGGGGTCGCGCTGCCGTTCATCGCCGACAACCGCTACGTGGTGTTCCAGGCGCTCGACACCGGCACGGGCACGGTCACCAGCTGGTACGTCGACCTCGATGCCGCCGATCCTGTCGCGGTGAAGTTCGACGCGTTCGGGCTCTAG